A single region of the Vicia villosa cultivar HV-30 ecotype Madison, WI linkage group LG4, Vvil1.0, whole genome shotgun sequence genome encodes:
- the LOC131599836 gene encoding phosphatidylinositol/phosphatidylcholine transfer protein SFH9, with translation MGIVSQDALNQLQALVDQVEEPLQKTFQNVHQGYVIETLIRFLKAREWNASKAHKMLIESLNWRVSNEIDKILTKPIIPPDLYRGVRDSQLIGLSGYSREGLPVFAIGVGLSTFDKASVHYYVQSHIQINEYRDRVVLPSASKKHERPITTCVKVLDMTGLKLSALNQIKLLTIISSIDDLNYPEKTNTYYIVNAPYIFSGCWKVVKPLLQERTRKKVQVLQGCGRDELLKIMDYASLPHFCRKEGSGSSKHSGSGSENCYSLDHPFHQELYNYIKEQSRMEARGPIKQGSFHVEFPEPVAEEEANIAKTIESELHKFENNHENAD, from the exons ATGGGGATTGTTTCTCAGGATGCCCTTAACCAACTCCAGGCTCTTGTAGATCAAG TTGAGGAGCCACTTCAGAAAACGTTTCAG AATGTTCATCAAGGATATGTAATCGAAACATTGATTCGGTTTCTAAAAGCTAGGGAATGGAATGCTTCAAAGGCTCATAAAATG TTGATTGAGAGTTTGAACTGGAGAGTGTCGAATGAGATTGATAAAATATTAACG AAACCAATAATCCCTCCAGATTTGTACAGAGGTGTGCGCGATTCTCAGCTCATAGGATTGTCAGGGTACTCAAGAGAG GGTCTTCCTGTCTTCGCAATCGGTGTTGGACTTAGCACATTCGACAAAGCATCC GTCCATTATTATGTTCAGTCTCACATTCAAATTAATGAATACCGTGATCGTGTAGTCTTG CCTTCTGCGTCGAAGAAGCATGAGCGCCCTATTACTACATGTGTAAAGGTTTTAGATATGACCGGACTGAAGCTATCGGCTCTGAATCAGATTAAG CTGTTAACAATAATTTCATCCATTGATGATCTGAACTATCCAGAGAAAACAAATACGTATTACATCGTAAACGCTCCGTACATATTTTCAGGTTGTTGGAAG GTTGTGAAGCCTCTTTTACAAGAGAGGACTAGAAAAAAAGTGCAAGTCTTACAAGGTTGCGGGCGAGATGAGCTGTTGAAG ATCATGGATTACGCGTCTCTACCGCATTTCTGTAGAAAAGAAGGCTCGGGATCGTCGAAACATTCAGGAAGTGGGAGTGAAAATTGTTATTCGTTGGATCACCCCTTCCATCAAGAACTCTACAACTACATCAAGGAACAATCAAGAATGGAAGCTAGGGGACCGATCAAGCAGGGATCTTTTCATGTAGAATTTCCTGAACCTGTGGCCGAGGAAGAAGCGAATATTGCCAAGACTATAGAGTCAGAGTTACACAAGTTTGAGAACAACCATGAGAATGctgattga